One Xiphophorus maculatus strain JP 163 A chromosome 9, X_maculatus-5.0-male, whole genome shotgun sequence DNA segment encodes these proteins:
- the LOC102222493 gene encoding granzyme B(G,H)-like, giving the protein MMIKMMATWWVLMLFLVLAVLRQKAHGTEIINGKKVPDRLMLYVASVQNNKGQHMCGGFLISEDFVVTAAHCDKLNPISVVLGTHNLEKVDDGTMRYNVTRCKYPDFNSVTSGNDIMLLKLSRKVQLNNKVQPIQIPKGEMKVKDKAKCRVVGWGYTRAGGKASNVLEMAEVTLTNLKECKTKWKSLKLDLPNNVICAGGHNAKAGFCKGDSGGPLVCGATAAGIVSFNRECDPNIPNVYTDVSKYVSWIKKIRKQKQC; this is encoded by the exons ATGATGATAAAAATGATGGCGACATGGTGGGTCTTAATGCTCTTCCTTGTTCTGGCAGTCCTCAGACAAAAAG CTCATGGGACTGAGATTATTAATGGCAAAAAAGTACCTGATCGTTTGATGCTTTATGTGGCTTCGGTTCAGAACAACAAGGGTCAGCATATGTGTGGGGGATTTCTCATCAGTGAAGACTTTGTGGTTACGGCTGCACACTGTGATAAACT taaCCCTATAAGTGTTGTACTTGGAACTCACAACCTCGAGAAAGTTGATGATGGCACAATGAGATATAATGTAACCCGGTGCAAGTACCCAGATTTCAACAGTGTTACATCTGGCAATGACATTATGCTTCTCAAA CTGTCTAGGAAAGTGCAACTCAACAACAAAGTGCAGCCGATCCAAATACCGAAGGGTGAGATGAAAGTGAAAGATAAAGCTAAGTGTCGCGTTGTTGGCTGGGGCTACACAAGAGCTGGTGGCAAAGCTTCCAATGTGCTGGAAATGGCTGAAGTGACCTTAACAAATCTGAAGGAATGTAAAACTAAATGGAAATCTTTGAAGCTCGATCTTCCAAACAATGTGATTTGTGCAGGTGGACATAACGCAAAAGCAGGATTCTGCAAG GGTGATTCAGGAGGACCTCTAGTGTGTGGAGCAACAGCTGCAGGCATTGTGTCTTTCAACAGGGAGTGTGACCCAAATATCCCTAATGTTTATACAGATGTATCAAAATACGTGTCCTGGATAAAAAAGATTCGCAAGCAAAAACAATGCTAA